From Planctomycetota bacterium, one genomic window encodes:
- a CDS encoding DUF1592 domain-containing protein: MPESLLVTHSSWLRHRSVLLLVAVAFGLGQAVAARSAEPLTAPDKAHPQLAEKLGPLLQRYCLDCHSGKQAKGEIRFDQFRDPALLIRDRKLWEQALANIRGHVMPPDDKPQPTPQEREQFHALIDDVFRRHDEARRVPGRVTMRRLNRVEYNNTVRDLLGVSFRPADDFPSDDVGYGFDNIGDVLSLPPLLMEKYLAAAEQLATSAIVARENSVARTRHWPGKELDNTLNKQAGGSLYSNGEAFQQIEFERDGEYKFRIRAAAKRAGADPAHMELRVDKQMVRAFDVLTRDHVAESFEAQATVKAGKHRVAVAFTNDFYDENGGPDGKPIDRNLTVESLEIESPLPTRWEDMPESHRRIVFCQPQDSSPEPCARQIVERLASRAYRRPVTPEESQRLTALVLLAQKQGDSFERGVQLAAQAVLVSPHFLFRVETDQHPGPDGSYQLNDYELASRLSYFLWNSMPDDELFKVAFAGKLRQRDELTRQARRMIADPKSQSFVESFSSQWLQTRNLNIVNPATQVFPKFKPELLDAMRTETEMFFAAVMREDRSILDFIDADFSFVNDVLAEHYGIKEVSGREFRRVKLDNPNLGGVITQASMLTITSNPTRTSPVKRGKWILENILGTPPPPPPPEVPALTENRKVNESAPLRKRLEQHRANPACANCHQRMDPLGFGLENFDAIGQWREQDGKFPLDTAGVLPNGEQFNGPQELKRVLRGRRTEFTRCLSEKLLTYALGRGLEYTDKLAVNGIVRGVERQDFKFSALVAEIVSSEPFTRRSLAGAP, translated from the coding sequence ATGCCTGAGTCCCTTCTCGTCACACATTCAAGCTGGCTGCGCCACCGGAGTGTCTTGCTCCTGGTCGCGGTCGCTTTCGGCCTGGGGCAAGCTGTGGCGGCCCGTTCCGCAGAACCACTTACCGCACCGGACAAGGCTCATCCCCAGTTGGCTGAAAAACTTGGCCCGCTGTTGCAGCGGTACTGCCTGGATTGTCACTCGGGCAAGCAAGCCAAGGGGGAGATTCGATTCGATCAGTTCCGCGACCCGGCCCTGTTGATTCGGGACCGGAAACTTTGGGAGCAGGCGCTGGCCAACATTCGCGGTCACGTCATGCCCCCCGACGACAAGCCGCAACCGACGCCGCAAGAGCGCGAGCAGTTCCATGCGTTGATCGACGATGTGTTTCGCCGCCACGACGAAGCCCGCCGGGTGCCCGGTCGCGTGACGATGCGGCGACTGAATCGCGTGGAATACAACAACACGGTGCGTGACTTGCTGGGTGTGAGCTTCCGTCCGGCCGATGACTTTCCGTCCGACGACGTCGGCTATGGCTTTGACAACATCGGTGACGTGTTGTCGCTGCCGCCGTTGTTGATGGAAAAATACCTGGCCGCAGCCGAGCAGTTGGCCACTTCGGCCATCGTGGCGCGCGAGAACAGCGTCGCCCGCACGCGACATTGGCCGGGGAAAGAGCTGGACAACACGTTAAACAAGCAGGCCGGCGGCAGCTTGTACTCAAACGGCGAGGCGTTCCAACAGATCGAGTTTGAACGCGACGGCGAGTACAAGTTCCGCATCCGCGCCGCCGCCAAACGGGCCGGCGCCGATCCGGCTCATATGGAACTGCGAGTCGACAAGCAGATGGTTCGCGCGTTCGATGTCCTGACACGTGACCACGTGGCCGAATCGTTCGAGGCTCAGGCCACGGTCAAGGCCGGCAAGCATCGCGTCGCGGTCGCCTTCACCAATGATTTCTATGACGAAAACGGTGGCCCCGACGGCAAGCCAATCGATCGCAACCTGACGGTCGAGTCGCTCGAAATTGAGTCTCCCTTGCCGACGCGGTGGGAAGACATGCCCGAGTCGCACCGGCGGATTGTGTTCTGTCAGCCGCAGGATTCTTCGCCCGAACCGTGCGCGCGGCAGATTGTCGAGCGTCTGGCCAGTCGCGCGTATCGCCGCCCCGTCACGCCCGAGGAAAGCCAGCGGCTGACCGCGCTGGTGCTACTGGCCCAGAAGCAAGGGGACAGCTTCGAGCGCGGCGTGCAACTGGCCGCCCAGGCGGTGCTGGTCTCGCCACACTTCCTGTTCCGCGTCGAAACCGACCAGCACCCCGGCCCCGACGGCAGCTACCAACTGAACGATTACGAGCTGGCCTCGCGGCTCTCGTACTTTCTGTGGAACAGCATGCCGGACGACGAGCTGTTCAAAGTCGCATTCGCCGGCAAGCTGCGCCAGCGCGACGAGCTGACGCGGCAGGCGCGGCGGATGATCGCCGACCCCAAGTCGCAAAGCTTCGTGGAAAGCTTTTCCAGCCAGTGGCTGCAAACTCGCAACTTGAACATCGTGAACCCTGCCACCCAGGTGTTCCCCAAGTTCAAGCCCGAGTTGCTCGACGCCATGCGAACCGAAACCGAGATGTTCTTTGCCGCGGTGATGCGCGAGGACCGGAGCATTCTTGACTTTATCGATGCCGACTTCTCGTTCGTGAACGACGTGCTGGCCGAGCACTACGGCATTAAGGAGGTTTCCGGGCGGGAGTTTCGCCGCGTCAAGCTCGACAACCCGAACTTGGGTGGCGTGATTACCCAGGCCAGCATGCTGACGATCACCTCGAACCCGACCCGCACATCGCCAGTCAAGCGCGGCAAGTGGATCCTGGAAAACATCCTCGGCACGCCACCGCCACCGCCGCCCCCCGAGGTGCCTGCGCTGACGGAAAACCGCAAGGTGAACGAATCGGCGCCGCTGCGCAAACGGCTGGAACAACATCGCGCCAACCCGGCCTGCGCCAATTGTCACCAGCGGATGGACCCGCTGGGCTTCGGCCTGGAAAACTTCGACGCCATCGGCCAGTGGCGCGAGCAAGACGGCAAGTTCCCGCTCGACACTGCCGGCGTCTTGCCCAATGGCGAGCAATTCAACGGTCCCCAGGAACTGAAGCGCGTCCTTCGCGGTCGGCGCACCGAGTTCACCCGCTGCTTGAGCGAGAAGCTGCTCACCTACGCCCTGGGGCGCGGACTCGAGTATACTGACAAACTGGCCGTCAACGGCATCGTGCGCGGCGTTGAACGGCAGGACTTCAAGTTCTCGGCCCTGGTGGCCGAAATTGTCAGCAGCGAACCATTCACCCGTCGTTCCCTGGCAGGGGCGCCATGA
- a CDS encoding DUF1552 domain-containing protein, protein MMQPVSRRMVLRGVGSTLALPWLDAMLPRSFGKDSAPANSPLRMAFLMVPNGAHMPEWTPVAEGASFDLPPILQPLQNVRGDISVLSGLTQAQAFALGDGGGDHARSAAAFLTGIHPRKTHGANIHCGVSVDQLAANAIGRQTRLASLELGCEPGLTSGNCDSGYSCAYQSNISWRNATTPCAKEVNPRLVFERLFSSGSPQAKHESREKRLLYRQSILDLVNDDAQRLRGKLGGTDQQKLDEYLTGVRELELRLQLVESKDVKPPADFKQPAGVPGEYREHLRLMCDLIVLAFQGDLTRVTTFMLANEGSNRNYQMVGVSEAHHELSHHGGSKEKQEKIAKINHFHMEQFAYLLERLKKIKEGERSLLHHSMIMYGSGIGDGDRHNHDDLPIVLAGQAGGTITSGRHVKYANRTPLNNLYLAMLERFGVQGESLGDGTEALKNLKA, encoded by the coding sequence ATGATGCAACCTGTTTCCCGCCGGATGGTCTTGCGTGGCGTCGGCTCGACGCTGGCCTTGCCGTGGCTCGACGCCATGTTGCCGCGCTCGTTCGGCAAAGATTCCGCGCCGGCCAACTCACCGCTGCGGATGGCGTTCTTGATGGTCCCCAACGGCGCGCACATGCCCGAGTGGACCCCAGTGGCCGAAGGTGCCAGTTTCGACCTGCCGCCGATTTTGCAGCCCCTGCAAAACGTCCGCGGCGACATCAGCGTGCTGAGCGGTCTGACCCAGGCCCAGGCGTTCGCGCTCGGCGACGGCGGCGGCGATCACGCCCGCAGCGCGGCGGCGTTCTTGACCGGCATTCACCCGCGTAAGACGCACGGCGCGAACATCCATTGCGGCGTGTCGGTCGATCAACTGGCGGCGAACGCCATTGGACGCCAGACGCGACTAGCCTCGCTCGAACTAGGGTGTGAGCCGGGGCTGACCTCGGGCAACTGCGACTCGGGCTACAGTTGCGCCTATCAATCGAACATCTCCTGGCGCAACGCCACCACCCCCTGCGCCAAGGAAGTCAACCCGCGGCTAGTCTTCGAGCGACTGTTCTCAAGCGGCAGCCCGCAAGCCAAGCACGAAAGCCGCGAGAAGCGACTGCTGTACCGGCAGAGCATTCTGGATCTGGTCAATGATGACGCGCAACGGCTGCGCGGCAAGCTGGGCGGAACCGACCAACAGAAGCTCGACGAGTACCTAACTGGCGTGCGCGAGCTGGAGCTGCGCCTGCAACTGGTCGAATCGAAAGACGTCAAGCCACCCGCCGACTTCAAGCAGCCCGCCGGCGTGCCGGGCGAGTATCGCGAGCATCTGCGGCTGATGTGCGATCTGATCGTGCTGGCATTCCAAGGAGACCTGACACGGGTCACGACGTTCATGCTGGCCAACGAGGGAAGCAACCGGAACTACCAGATGGTCGGCGTCTCCGAAGCGCACCACGAGCTGTCACACCACGGCGGCAGCAAAGAGAAGCAAGAGAAGATCGCCAAGATCAATCACTTCCACATGGAGCAATTCGCCTATCTGCTCGAGCGATTGAAAAAGATCAAGGAAGGAGAACGATCGCTGCTGCACCATTCGATGATCATGTACGGCAGCGGCATCGGCGACGGCGACCGGCACAACCACGACGATCTGCCGATCGTGCTGGCCGGTCAGGCCGGCGGCACGATCACCAGCGGCCGCCACGTGAAGTACGCGAACCGGACGCCGCTCAACAATCTGTACCTGGCCATGCTCG